One region of candidate division WOR-3 bacterium genomic DNA includes:
- a CDS encoding YncE family protein: MLLCGCLSAQWLETTIALPDTSMPGAMLCNPAAGKLYVANTTSAHGTVDVVDAAANVFVKAIPCGVNPASLCFNSANNKLYAAAAYGTAVTIIDADADTVIKHLAIGTWPGPLVYHAPSNRIYCGSGGDRTIAVIDGAGDSVIHRIAVAHMPDYVCLNPGMNKLYVSIHSQSRVEVIDCAADTICARLTVGETPGMMCYNPMQNRVYVALDVGNDVAVIDCSADTVMRPIPVGVWPTYVCYSPGVNKVFAATTGNNNVGIIDCQTDSVRSYVTIPGTPGAIDVDTIHNRVYCTDRDGGKVVVIDGASDSAIATVTVGAKPDHLYWSAQRQRMYVANSWDQTISVLRDSAAAVAEQRSTPDASRITPGASIVRGVLYLLPSPFPLPLGEGQEVREWNLLDISGRSVMPLESGANDVSRLAPGLYFARLAVGTRRSTTTKVVVTR; encoded by the coding sequence ATGTTGCTGTGCGGTTGCCTGTCCGCGCAGTGGCTGGAGACTACGATAGCCCTGCCCGATACGTCGATGCCGGGAGCCATGCTCTGCAACCCCGCTGCCGGCAAGCTGTACGTGGCGAACACTACCTCGGCCCACGGTACGGTCGACGTTGTTGACGCTGCGGCCAACGTCTTTGTCAAAGCCATCCCCTGCGGGGTGAATCCAGCCTCGCTCTGCTTCAATTCCGCGAACAACAAGCTCTACGCTGCAGCCGCATACGGGACTGCCGTGACCATCATCGACGCGGACGCGGACACCGTCATCAAACACCTAGCCATCGGCACCTGGCCGGGCCCGCTGGTCTATCACGCGCCGAGCAACCGCATCTACTGCGGCTCGGGCGGTGACCGCACCATCGCCGTCATCGACGGCGCCGGCGACTCGGTCATCCACCGCATAGCGGTTGCGCACATGCCGGACTACGTGTGCCTGAACCCGGGCATGAACAAGTTGTACGTGTCCATCCACTCGCAAAGCCGGGTCGAAGTCATCGACTGCGCGGCGGACACGATTTGCGCCCGCCTTACCGTGGGCGAAACCCCGGGTATGATGTGCTACAATCCCATGCAGAACCGCGTCTACGTCGCGCTCGACGTCGGCAACGACGTCGCGGTCATCGACTGCTCGGCCGACACCGTTATGCGCCCGATTCCGGTCGGTGTCTGGCCTACGTACGTCTGCTACAGCCCGGGCGTGAACAAAGTCTTCGCCGCGACGACCGGGAACAACAACGTCGGAATCATCGACTGCCAGACTGATTCGGTCCGGTCGTACGTCACGATTCCCGGCACGCCCGGTGCAATCGACGTCGATACGATTCACAACCGGGTGTATTGCACCGATCGCGACGGCGGCAAAGTGGTAGTGATCGACGGCGCGTCCGACTCGGCGATAGCGACCGTCACGGTCGGGGCGAAACCCGACCACCTGTACTGGAGCGCACAACGTCAGCGGATGTATGTCGCCAACTCGTGGGACCAAACGATATCGGTACTGCGCGATTCGGCCGCAGCCGTCGCGGAGCAACGCTCCACGCCCGACGCTTCACGCATCACGCCCGGGGCAAGCATCGTCCGCGGCGTGCTGTACCTGCTGCCCTCACCCTTCCCTCTCCCGCTGGGAGAGGGGCAGGAGGTGAGGGAGTGGAACCTGCTGGACATCAGCGGGCGCAGCGTGATGCCGCTGGAGTCCGGCGCGAACGACGTGAGCCGCCTCGCGCCCGGGCTGTACTTCGCACGTTTGGCAGTCGGCACTCGCCGCTCGACAACGACAAAGGTCGTAGTGACGCGGTAG